A stretch of the Vidua chalybeata isolate OUT-0048 chromosome Z, bVidCha1 merged haplotype, whole genome shotgun sequence genome encodes the following:
- the MRPL50 gene encoding 39S ribosomal protein L50, mitochondrial isoform X2: MAAVRALRAAARRRPELGPAGLRAFWGGRRKEEREVEADRAVPEREERSEPSLIHPPPRRRSYVPPEDLQSCLESHVREVFGPSVPQDWQQTPLQENRLKHRLLARLAAELGHAVPNSQLHRMRRAGDVLGFYRSPVKDSTKIDELAAAELPPNLKIIWQQ, from the exons ATGGCGGCGGTGCGGGCGCTGCGGGCAGCGGCGCGGCGGAGGCCGGAGCTCGGGCCCGCGGGGCTCAGGGCGTTCTGGGGCGGCCGCAG gaaggaggaaagagaagtggAAGCAGACCGAGCAGTTCctgagagggaggagaggagcgAGCCCAGCCTGATCCACCCCCCGCCACGCCGCCGGAGCTACGTCCCTCCCGAggacctgcagagctgcctcgAGTCCCACGTCAGGGAGGTCTTCGGGCCCTCTGTTCCCCAGGACTGGCAGCAGACTCCCCTGCAGGAGAACAGGCTGAAGCATCGCCTGCTGGCCCGGCTGGCGGCAGAGCTGGGACACGCTGTCCCCAACTCACAGCTGCACCGCATGCGCCGCGCCGGGGACGTGCTGGGCTTCTATCGCAGCCCCGTGAAGGACAGCACCAAGATCGATGAACTCGCGGCCGCAGAGCTGCCCCCGAACCTGAAAATCATCTGGCAGCAGTAA
- the MRPL50 gene encoding 39S ribosomal protein L50, mitochondrial isoform X1 translates to MAAVRALRAAARRRPELGPAGLRAFWGGRSRKEEREVEADRAVPEREERSEPSLIHPPPRRRSYVPPEDLQSCLESHVREVFGPSVPQDWQQTPLQENRLKHRLLARLAAELGHAVPNSQLHRMRRAGDVLGFYRSPVKDSTKIDELAAAELPPNLKIIWQQ, encoded by the exons ATGGCGGCGGTGCGGGCGCTGCGGGCAGCGGCGCGGCGGAGGCCGGAGCTCGGGCCCGCGGGGCTCAGGGCGTTCTGGGGCGGCCGCAG caggaaggaggaaagagaagtggAAGCAGACCGAGCAGTTCctgagagggaggagaggagcgAGCCCAGCCTGATCCACCCCCCGCCACGCCGCCGGAGCTACGTCCCTCCCGAggacctgcagagctgcctcgAGTCCCACGTCAGGGAGGTCTTCGGGCCCTCTGTTCCCCAGGACTGGCAGCAGACTCCCCTGCAGGAGAACAGGCTGAAGCATCGCCTGCTGGCCCGGCTGGCGGCAGAGCTGGGACACGCTGTCCCCAACTCACAGCTGCACCGCATGCGCCGCGCCGGGGACGTGCTGGGCTTCTATCGCAGCCCCGTGAAGGACAGCACCAAGATCGATGAACTCGCGGCCGCAGAGCTGCCCCCGAACCTGAAAATCATCTGGCAGCAGTAA